Proteins encoded by one window of Ruminococcaceae bacterium R-25:
- a CDS encoding RNA polymerase sigma-70 factor (ECF subfamily) has product MNNEAVLRLFDTYADDAFRLAYSYLGSRPDAEDVVQDVFLKLIRSDITITKGKEKSYILTMTVNRCRDFLKSSDVVLKAPFEDAVEVGSDINIDEDDTEMYEAVSELPEKLRVAIHLHYYEGYSLKEIADILEIEPSAVSMRLTRAKEILRKRFMGGSSYAG; this is encoded by the coding sequence ATGAACAATGAAGCTGTGTTGAGACTTTTCGATACATATGCCGATGACGCTTTCCGTCTGGCGTATTCGTATCTGGGCTCAAGACCTGATGCCGAAGATGTTGTTCAGGATGTTTTCCTAAAGCTCATCAGATCCGATATCACTATCACTAAAGGCAAAGAAAAATCATATATCCTTACCATGACCGTCAACAGGTGCAGGGATTTTCTGAAATCCTCAGATGTAGTCTTGAAAGCACCTTTTGAAGACGCAGTCGAAGTAGGGTCAGACATCAATATAGATGAAGATGATACGGAAATGTACGAAGCAGTATCAGAACTTCCCGAAAAACTCAGAGTCGCGATACATCTTCATTACTACGAAGGCTACTCCCTGAAAGAGATAGCTGACATCCTGGAAATAGAACCATCTGCAGTATCGATGAGACTTACCAGGGCAAAGGAAATCTTGAGAAAACGTTTTATGGGAGGTAGCAGCTATGCAGGATGA
- a CDS encoding putative MATE family efflux protein, which translates to MTGVKEDRSYIKKLLMIAIPIMVQNGISNFVNLLDNLMIGRVGTNALSGVAIANQLIFVFYLVIFGATAGVGIFTAQYKGKGDDEGIRYSFQFKIIFNTILAAICTLILFIWAPDLINLFLLGEGDPADAAETLQIGIDYMHVILISLIPIGITQAYAGTLRDLGSTKVPMYSSMAAIAVNLVGNWLLIYGHFGLPALGAVGAAIATVISRFVELAILIIYTGKHSTAFPFINGAFSNFKIPGDLALKFLLKALPLMANETLWSLGMTTINQCYSYRSLDAVAALNIESTIWNLMGVAFLAMGEAVGIMMGHILGAGELDDAMKKAYRMRTVTVVCGLVFGAVMAIIAPFFPLLYNTSDVIRHLATNFIFICAIMMPFCSYTHASYFIMRSGGNAVLTVIFDSVYTWVLVVPLAFCLSHFTNMGVTWMLFIVHGMEIVKCTIAFFFVRSGIWVKNIVK; encoded by the coding sequence ATGACTGGTGTAAAAGAAGACAGATCCTATATAAAGAAACTCCTTATGATCGCCATTCCGATAATGGTGCAGAACGGAATTTCCAACTTCGTAAACCTTCTCGACAATCTCATGATCGGGAGGGTCGGTACTAATGCGCTCTCAGGAGTTGCGATCGCCAACCAGCTGATCTTCGTTTTCTATCTTGTCATCTTCGGCGCCACCGCCGGAGTCGGCATCTTTACTGCACAGTACAAGGGCAAGGGCGATGACGAAGGCATCCGCTACTCATTCCAGTTTAAGATCATCTTCAATACGATCCTCGCTGCTATCTGCACCCTGATCCTTTTTATCTGGGCACCTGATCTTATCAACCTTTTCCTTTTAGGCGAAGGTGATCCTGCCGATGCTGCCGAGACATTGCAGATCGGTATCGATTATATGCATGTAATTCTCATAAGCCTTATTCCGATCGGAATCACACAGGCTTATGCAGGCACATTAAGAGACCTGGGTTCAACCAAGGTTCCGATGTATTCATCCATGGCTGCGATCGCGGTAAACCTTGTCGGCAACTGGCTCCTCATCTACGGACACTTCGGGCTTCCTGCGTTAGGCGCTGTCGGTGCCGCTATTGCCACGGTCATTTCCAGATTCGTGGAGCTCGCGATCCTTATTATCTACACAGGCAAGCATTCTACGGCTTTCCCGTTCATCAATGGTGCTTTTTCGAACTTTAAGATACCGGGAGATCTTGCCCTTAAGTTCCTTTTAAAGGCTCTGCCTCTCATGGCTAATGAGACCTTGTGGTCACTCGGCATGACAACGATCAACCAGTGCTATTCTTACAGGAGCCTTGATGCGGTTGCTGCCCTTAATATCGAATCCACGATCTGGAACCTCATGGGTGTGGCTTTCCTTGCAATGGGCGAAGCGGTCGGTATCATGATGGGCCATATCCTTGGTGCCGGCGAACTCGATGATGCAATGAAGAAGGCATACAGGATGAGAACAGTCACTGTTGTATGCGGTCTTGTTTTCGGCGCGGTAATGGCAATAATCGCGCCGTTCTTCCCGCTGCTCTATAACACGAGCGACGTGATCAGACACCTCGCTACGAACTTCATTTTCATCTGCGCTATCATGATGCCTTTCTGCTCATATACACATGCATCTTATTTCATCATGAGATCAGGCGGAAATGCAGTCCTTACGGTTATCTTCGACAGCGTTTACACATGGGTCCTCGTCGTGCCTCTGGCGTTCTGCCTGAGCCATTTTACGAACATGGGTGTCACCTGGATGCTCTTTATCGTTCACGGCATGGAGATCGTAAAATGCACCATCGCGTTCTTCTTCGTCAGGTCCGGAATCTGGGTCAAGAATATCGTTAAGTAA
- a CDS encoding SulP family sulfate permease yields the protein MNEFKPKLFSVMKNYSGSQLVKDIVAGIIVAIIALPLSIALAIASGVGPEAGIYTAIVAGFIVSFLGGSRVQIAGPTAAFATIVAGIVLKDGKEGLIIATIMAGILLIIMGLCRFGSLLKYIPDPITTGFTAGIAVTLFIGQIKDFTGISYQNGEKPIETAEKVMALINNATTINWQGVLIGVIALAILIVWPMIFKKIPGSFIAVVVTAAIVEIFHWDVNTIGKSFENIQAGLPPVSVNLAMFSFENIRGQFTNAITIAFLAGVESLLSAVVADSMIGSKHRPNAELVAQGLGNMASACLGGIPATGAIARTAANIKNGGRTPIAGMVHSVTLLIVVVFLMPYAKLIPMPCIAAILFQVAYNMSGWRRFVKLVKSSPKSDIVVLLITFALTVIFDLVVAIEVGVLLAAVLFMKRMSEVTQVEGWKDFDPENDPDSIDLRVLPEHTLVYEISGPMFFASAGKILQISPKEDTKALVLRMRSVSTIDATAMKNLEILAEDCKTRGVQLIMSHVNEQPMKVIKKAGFYDKLGEENFAPHIDDALARAQEIVKA from the coding sequence ATGAACGAATTTAAACCTAAGCTGTTTTCCGTAATGAAGAACTATTCCGGTTCCCAGCTCGTAAAGGATATCGTTGCCGGAATCATCGTAGCGATCATCGCGCTGCCTTTGTCCATTGCACTTGCGATCGCATCAGGCGTCGGTCCTGAAGCAGGTATCTACACTGCAATCGTAGCAGGCTTCATCGTATCTTTCTTGGGCGGAAGCAGAGTCCAGATCGCAGGCCCTACGGCAGCTTTCGCAACGATCGTTGCAGGCATCGTCTTAAAGGACGGCAAAGAGGGACTCATCATCGCCACCATCATGGCAGGCATCCTCCTCATTATCATGGGTCTTTGCAGATTCGGAAGCCTTCTTAAATATATTCCCGACCCTATCACAACAGGCTTTACTGCAGGCATCGCAGTCACCCTCTTCATCGGCCAGATCAAGGACTTCACAGGCATCTCTTACCAGAACGGCGAAAAGCCTATCGAGACAGCCGAGAAAGTCATGGCCCTTATAAACAACGCAACAACCATCAACTGGCAGGGCGTTTTGATCGGCGTTATCGCACTTGCGATCCTCATCGTATGGCCCATGATCTTCAAGAAGATCCCCGGCTCATTCATCGCTGTTGTTGTTACAGCAGCAATCGTTGAGATCTTCCACTGGGATGTAAACACTATCGGAAAATCTTTCGAAAACATCCAGGCAGGACTTCCTCCCGTCAGCGTAAACCTCGCAATGTTCTCTTTTGAAAACATCCGCGGCCAGTTCACAAACGCGATCACGATCGCATTCCTCGCAGGCGTTGAATCACTGCTCTCCGCAGTTGTCGCTGACTCCATGATCGGTTCCAAGCACAGACCTAACGCAGAGCTCGTTGCACAGGGTTTAGGTAACATGGCATCCGCATGCTTGGGCGGTATCCCTGCTACAGGCGCAATCGCAAGAACTGCAGCAAACATCAAGAACGGTGGCCGCACACCTATCGCAGGCATGGTACACTCCGTAACTCTTCTTATTGTCGTTGTGTTCCTCATGCCCTACGCAAAGCTCATCCCGATGCCCTGCATCGCGGCTATCCTTTTCCAGGTCGCATACAACATGAGCGGCTGGAGAAGATTTGTTAAGCTCGTAAAGAGCTCACCCAAGAGCGACATCGTTGTCCTTCTCATCACTTTCGCGCTCACTGTAATCTTCGACCTCGTCGTTGCTATCGAAGTAGGCGTGCTCCTTGCAGCAGTCCTCTTCATGAAGAGAATGAGCGAAGTAACACAGGTTGAAGGCTGGAAGGATTTCGATCCCGAGAACGACCCTGACAGCATCGACTTAAGAGTGCTTCCTGAACACACACTCGTATATGAGATCTCCGGTCCTATGTTCTTCGCATCAGCAGGAAAGATACTTCAGATCTCACCTAAGGAAGATACAAAAGCTCTCGTTCTTAGAATGAGAAGCGTAAGCACGATCGATGCAACGGCAATGAAGAATCTTGAGATCCTGGCAGAAGACTGCAAGACAAGAGGCGTACAGCTCATCATGTCACACGTTAACGAGCAGCCCATGAAGGTCATTAAAAAGGCCGGTTTCTACGATAAGCTCGGCGAAGAGAACTTTGCACCTCATATAGACGATGCGCTCGCAAGAGCACAGGAGATCGTAAAGGCTTAA
- a CDS encoding putative phosphoglycerate mutase, whose protein sequence is MNKKTIITVQHTESEHHLNGHAGARGDWALTENGRKQAFEIGRWLLNEGCNDGFVMYCSDQRRAAQTAEEINKTLHLTPIMSELIREVDAGAGNGKPWDWYDEHKIPEKDGYDPDYRPFPDAESDRDLWNRVKPFYEQIMVSSDEKILIVSHGCLLGFLQAMFMGFEFKDLANARFSGRSGSISKFTSDQNGRVTANYINFRL, encoded by the coding sequence ATGAACAAGAAGACAATAATCACAGTCCAGCACACGGAATCAGAGCACCACCTTAACGGGCACGCAGGCGCCCGTGGCGACTGGGCTCTCACGGAAAACGGCAGAAAACAGGCATTTGAGATAGGCAGATGGCTTTTAAACGAAGGCTGCAATGACGGTTTTGTCATGTACTGCTCAGATCAGAGAAGGGCAGCGCAGACAGCTGAAGAGATCAACAAGACGCTTCATCTGACACCCATAATGTCCGAACTCATCAGGGAAGTTGATGCCGGTGCAGGCAACGGAAAACCGTGGGACTGGTATGACGAACATAAGATACCTGAAAAAGACGGTTACGATCCTGATTACAGGCCTTTTCCCGATGCGGAATCAGACAGGGATCTCTGGAACAGGGTAAAGCCTTTTTACGAGCAAATAATGGTTTCTTCTGATGAAAAGATCCTTATCGTGTCGCACGGATGCCTTTTGGGATTTTTGCAGGCGATGTTCATGGGATTTGAGTTTAAAGATCTGGCAAATGCAAGATTTTCGGGAAGGTCCGGTTCCATTTCAAAGTTTACGTCAGATCAGAACGGCCGTGTGACCGCAAACTATATAAATTTCAGGCTTTGA
- a CDS encoding aspartate racemase, producing the protein MKKIGLVGGTGPESTLMYYKNLNSGIDRITNGEAMPDIAIESVNFTRAWNYVTEGQFDLLADYLYEKLEALEKGGSEVISLTAVTMHVVYDELAARFDKPIVSIPKTVTEEVVSKGIKKIGLLGTIFTMEKDYMKKDLREAGVEVFVPSEEDRKLVATRIYEELEKGIVKESTLAELQGVINRMKEENGIEGVILGCTELPLILNQDNCPVACFDAVEIHIRRLIDLSVK; encoded by the coding sequence ATGAAAAAGATCGGTTTAGTCGGCGGGACAGGTCCCGAGTCGACGTTAATGTACTACAAGAATTTAAATTCCGGGATCGACAGGATCACTAACGGCGAGGCTATGCCTGACATCGCGATCGAGAGCGTCAATTTCACGAGGGCGTGGAATTATGTGACAGAAGGACAGTTTGATCTTCTCGCCGATTACCTTTATGAAAAGCTCGAAGCGCTTGAAAAAGGCGGTTCTGAAGTCATCTCTCTTACGGCAGTTACAATGCATGTCGTCTACGATGAACTTGCTGCCAGATTCGATAAGCCCATTGTCAGCATCCCTAAAACAGTGACCGAAGAAGTCGTCTCCAAAGGCATAAAGAAAATAGGCCTTCTCGGCACCATTTTCACGATGGAAAAAGACTACATGAAGAAGGACTTGAGGGAAGCCGGAGTAGAGGTTTTCGTGCCTTCGGAAGAAGACAGAAAGCTTGTCGCAACAAGGATCTATGAGGAGCTCGAAAAGGGCATCGTCAAGGAGTCCACGCTCGCTGAACTTCAGGGAGTCATCAATAGAATGAAGGAAGAGAACGGCATCGAAGGCGTCATCCTGGGATGCACGGAGCTTCCGCTGATACTTAATCAGGATAATTGTCCGGTCGCATGTTTTGATGCGGTCGAGATCCATATAAGAAGGCTGATCGACCTGTCGGTCAAATAA
- a CDS encoding pimeloyl-ACP methyl ester carboxylesterase, with the protein MQLGFSYIGLIWLLMLFIPNFIWMKNKPDGYEEYAKRENKVLLAFERVGEFIVTPAALVFSNFNFHKFTFWSAVLILSFICMVIYEIFWIRYFKSEKTMKDFYRNMFGIAVPGASLPVVAFFLLGIYGGNLIMIVGSIILGIGHIGIHLKHHKEAWGPKPKKKLPVRILLGFLKGIVIILLVVVFGALIFVITGRNINEVKRAIELKDGVNEGLYVQLKNSESYILINSKNANNPIIVSLHGGPGSPTGYMDHCTFDYFVDDYTIVHWDQTGCGRSYYRELEKGNSSLATVEMQEEDLDALVDYLCRRFNQDKVILVGHSYGTVLGTLYAQAHPEKVAAYVGIGQVVNFQGLASEHYSYNDALAQAKARGDDTTELERVYKAFCDDPSVTNMSALRAATGVYHQATVTEDETFDALFFSPYIGVDDIRWLIVEYSMMFGDTTYESLQGEIMPELYNFNLNEHDTEYQVPVMFVSGSADWVCPCGMVKEYYESINAPKKSMYVMDGCGHAPQTQLPEDFAKAVKQFLK; encoded by the coding sequence ATGCAATTAGGTTTTTCTTATATCGGCCTTATCTGGCTTCTTATGCTCTTCATCCCGAATTTTATATGGATGAAGAACAAACCGGACGGCTATGAGGAGTACGCAAAAAGAGAGAATAAAGTGCTGCTCGCATTTGAACGCGTGGGCGAGTTTATCGTAACTCCCGCTGCACTTGTTTTCTCGAACTTTAACTTTCACAAGTTCACATTCTGGAGCGCCGTGCTCATTCTTTCATTCATATGCATGGTGATCTATGAGATCTTCTGGATCCGCTACTTCAAGTCCGAAAAGACAATGAAGGATTTCTACAGGAATATGTTCGGGATTGCCGTTCCGGGCGCATCGCTTCCTGTAGTCGCTTTCTTCCTTCTGGGTATCTACGGCGGCAATCTGATCATGATCGTAGGCTCGATCATCTTAGGTATCGGCCATATCGGTATCCACTTAAAGCACCACAAAGAAGCATGGGGTCCCAAGCCCAAGAAGAAGCTTCCTGTCAGGATTCTTCTCGGATTTTTGAAGGGAATAGTCATTATCCTTCTGGTGGTCGTTTTCGGTGCACTGATCTTCGTCATCACAGGCCGCAACATCAATGAAGTCAAGCGCGCCATCGAATTGAAGGACGGCGTCAACGAAGGCCTTTACGTCCAGCTTAAGAACAGCGAGAGCTATATTCTCATCAACAGCAAGAACGCGAATAATCCTATAATCGTGTCCCTCCACGGCGGTCCCGGATCGCCCACGGGATATATGGATCACTGCACTTTTGATTATTTCGTCGATGACTATACCATCGTCCATTGGGACCAGACCGGATGCGGCAGATCTTACTACCGTGAGCTCGAAAAAGGCAACTCAAGCCTTGCGACTGTCGAGATGCAGGAAGAGGACTTAGACGCACTGGTCGATTATCTCTGCCGGAGATTCAATCAGGATAAGGTCATTCTCGTAGGCCACTCCTACGGTACAGTACTCGGTACCTTGTATGCCCAGGCTCACCCTGAAAAAGTAGCTGCTTATGTAGGCATCGGACAGGTCGTAAATTTCCAGGGCCTTGCGAGCGAGCACTATTCATATAACGATGCTCTTGCACAGGCAAAAGCCAGGGGCGACGACACGACTGAACTCGAGAGAGTTTACAAGGCATTCTGCGACGATCCTTCTGTCACGAACATGTCTGCTCTCCGTGCGGCAACAGGCGTTTACCATCAGGCAACGGTTACCGAAGACGAGACATTCGATGCGCTCTTCTTCTCGCCCTATATCGGCGTTGATGACATAAGATGGCTCATAGTCGAGTATTCCATGATGTTCGGCGACACGACATACGAGAGTCTTCAGGGAGAGATCATGCCTGAACTTTATAATTTCAACCTGAATGAACATGATACCGAATATCAGGTTCCCGTCATGTTCGTATCAGGCTCTGCTGACTGGGTATGCCCTTGCGGAATGGTAAAGGAATACTACGAATCGATAAATGCTCCCAAAAAGAGCATGTACGTAATGGACGGCTGTGGCCACGCACCACAGACACAGCTGCCTGAGGATTTCGCGAAGGCAGTAAAACAGTTCCTGAAATAA